The Desulfovibrio oxyclinae DSM 11498 genomic interval TCTTGGCAAGCAGATCCACGTCCCAGAAGTCCACCTTCACGGCGTTGTCCAACAACTCCGCGACGCCGGACTGACGGGAGACGATGATGGGCACGTCATGCACCATGGCTTCCAGCGGCGTGATGCCGAACGGCTCGGAAACGCTGGGCATCACGTACAGGTCGCTCATGGCGTATATGCGCTCCACGTCCGTGCCGCGCACGAAGCCGAGGAAGTGAAAGCGGTCCGCCAAACGCTTGTCCGCCATCAGTTCCACCATTCGCGGGAACATATCCCCGGAGCCGGCCATGACGAAACGCACGTCGCGGTACTGCTTCAGCACTTTCGCGGCAGCTTCGACAAAATAGTCGGGCCCTTTCTGGAGTGTGATGCGCCCGAGGAAGAGCACGATCTTTTCCTTGTAGGGCTTGTGCAGCCGCAGCGCGCCGAAACGCCGATCCCGCGAGACCGCGTTGTAGACGACCTTCACCTTTTCCGGCGGGATGGAGTACCGGGTAATGATCCGGTCGCGCGTGTAATGGCTCACGGCAATGACGGTGTCTGCGGCCTCGAATCCGGCTCGTTCGATGTCGTAGACCTGCTGGTTCACATGCTCGCCGCTGCGGTCGAATTCGAGCGCGTGCGCATGGACCACCAGCGGCTTTCCGGAAACGCGTCTGGCCTCGATTCCCGCAGGAAAGGTCATCCAGTCGTGCGCGTGAATGACGTCGAAATCGCCCTTGGTGGCGA includes:
- a CDS encoding glycosyltransferase family 4 protein — translated: MRVLMFGWEFPPFISGGLGTACLGLTKGLASLGTEVSFVLPRLETGEDASHLDLIGANQIRSTVGVREVAELTNRVKVLEVLSPLRPYITEKEYRSILETERNLRIEDIVGELDSDFSGGYGENLMAEIVRYGVIGAHLATKGDFDVIHAHDWMTFPAGIEARRVSGKPLVVHAHALEFDRSGEHVNQQVYDIERAGFEAADTVIAVSHYTRDRIITRYSIPPEKVKVVYNAVSRDRRFGALRLHKPYKEKIVLFLGRITLQKGPDYFVEAAAKVLKQYRDVRFVMAGSGDMFPRMVELMADKRLADRFHFLGFVRGTDVERIYAMSDLYVMPSVSEPFGITPLEAMVHDVPIIVSRQSGVAELLDNAVKVDFWDVDLLAKSILEIITDDDLSAELARKGAETLKKIRWEQAAEQVIDIYSQLCGEQA